Proteins found in one Carassius auratus strain Wakin chromosome 42, ASM336829v1, whole genome shotgun sequence genomic segment:
- the LOC113060935 gene encoding pulmonary surfactant-associated protein B-like has protein sequence MLRRIILITLLISSVCALHWEMHKDDSIGNEFEESSGEIETEQLPGKCWACKWVMKKLKKQISNGATPDDIKNKLGVVCDEIGFLKSMCRKLVNQYMDTLVEELSTTDDARTICANIGVCKK, from the exons ATGCTGCGGAGAATCATCCTGATCACCCTGCTGATATCCTCAG TTTGTGCCCTTCACTGGGAAATGCACAAAGATGATTCCATTGGaaatgaatttgaagaaagctCT GGTGAGATAGAAACAGAACAACTCCCTGGAAAGTGCTGGGCTTGCAAGTGGGTGATGAAGAAACTGAAAAAACAGATCTCCAATGGAGCAACTCCG GACGACATTAAAAATAAGCTGGGGGTGGTCTGTGATGAGATTGGCTTCCTAAAGTCAATGTGTAGGAAGTTAGTGAACCAGTACATGGACACTCTGGTTGAAGAACTTTCAACTACTGATGATGCCAGAACCATCTGTGCTAACATTGGTGTTTGCAAGAAATAG